From Staphylococcus sp. IVB6214:
TCTGGTAAGAGTACATTTTTGACGATGGCAGGTGCGCTACAAACACCGACTTCTGGTGATATTTTAATTAATGATCAAGATATTTCCAAAATGTCTCAAAAAGCGCTCGCACAAACACGTATGCAGGAGATTGGTTTTATTCTACAAGCAACGAACTTGGTGCCATTTTTAACCGTGAAACAACAATTCAAGTTGTTGGCAAAACAGAAGAAGGATGTCTTGAGTGAAGAAGCGTATCAAAAGCTGATGAAACAGTTGAATTTGGATGCGATTGAAAACAAACTTCCGAGTGAGATATCAGGCGGTCAAAAGCAACGTGTTGCGATTGCGAAAGCATTGTATACGAAACCATCAATTATTTTGGCAGATGAGCCTACTGCTGCATTGGATACAGAAAATGCGATGGAAGTCATGCGTATTTTAAAGGAGCAGTCTAAAGAACAAAATAAAACGTGTATCGTTGTGACGCATGATGAGCGCCTGACATCATATTGCGACAAAGTATATCACATGGAAGATGGTGTGCTGGAAGAAGTACAGAATTGATATGTGAGATCAAATCAAATAAAATATATATGATAAAAGATAGAAGGAGTTGATCGTATGGTAGTGGATAAATTTGCATATGTACTACTTGCATTCTTTATAGGAGGTCTTGGTGCACATAAGTTTTATGCGAAAAAAACAGGCTGGGGTGTCGTGTACTTGCTATTTTGTTGGACAGGTATTCCAGGTGTGATTGCTATTATTGAAGCAATTATTGCTGTATTCAAACCATCTGACAATGGTAAAATAACCGTTTAATCTGAAGTGAAAAGGGATCGTGTAAAGCGATCTCTTTTTAAATAATAAAAAAATATTACGATTTCGAGATAAAATCATTGCACGATACAATTAAAACTGATAAACTAACTCTAATATAAAAAATATACTTAACTATTTGGAGGAATGAACATGACACAATTTACTTTCGATAAAGCACACAGCGATTTAAATTTTCAAATTAAACACTTAATGGTATCACGTACAAAAGGGAGCTTCGATGATTTCGCAGTAAATGTTGAAGGAGACATCAATGATTTAAGCACACTTCAAGCAAATGTAACGATTGATCCAAAATCAATTAACACTGGCAACGAAGACCGTGACAATCACTTAAGATCAGGTGACTTCTTCGCAACTGATGACTTCAGCGCAATTACATTTGTGACTAAAAAAGTGAGCGAAGATAGTGTGACAGGTGACTTAACAATCAAAGGTGTTACACGCGAAGAAACATTCGATGTTGAATTCAATGGCGTAAGCAAAAACCCATTAGACGGTTCACAAGTGACTGGTTTTATCGTAACTGGCAAAATCAATCGTGAAGAATACGATATTACATTCAACCAAGCTTTAGAAACAGGCGGCGTAATGCTAGGCAAAGATGTAAAATTCGAAGCATCTGTTGAATTCGTTGTAGAAGACTAATCAAACCGTAAAAAGCAACTTCCCTTGTGAGAAGTTGCTTTTTTTTACGTATTGAAAAACATAAAAGGTTGAGACATATTGAATTGTACAGCGAGAAACTGATAAACAATGTCCCAAGGTAGAATTTTGTCTCAACCCTCTTTAAATGACTATTAATTATTTTTGGAATAAGCCTTTGAAGAATTCAACAGCTTTTTTGATTAAATCAATGATAAACATAGTGAACACCTCCATTACTTATTAAGTGATAGATTTTAGCCTAATCCTAAAATGCTAGTAAGTAGGCTAACACCGTTTTCGACAGTACCAACAATTGATGTACCTAAGTCTGTCCATTCGTGATTAATAGCTGAAGTGACAATACCGTTGATTGATTGGAATAAATCTGCCA
This genomic window contains:
- a CDS encoding ABC transporter ATP-binding protein, with amino-acid sequence MLEFKNVTKDFKDGNQTIQAVKPTSLKFEKNELIAIIGPSGSGKSTFLTMAGALQTPTSGDILINDQDISKMSQKALAQTRMQEIGFILQATNLVPFLTVKQQFKLLAKQKKDVLSEEAYQKLMKQLNLDAIENKLPSEISGGQKQRVAIAKALYTKPSIILADEPTAALDTENAMEVMRILKEQSKEQNKTCIVVTHDERLTSYCDKVYHMEDGVLEEVQN
- a CDS encoding NINE protein, whose protein sequence is MVVDKFAYVLLAFFIGGLGAHKFYAKKTGWGVVYLLFCWTGIPGVIAIIEAIIAVFKPSDNGKITV
- a CDS encoding YceI family protein, translating into MTQFTFDKAHSDLNFQIKHLMVSRTKGSFDDFAVNVEGDINDLSTLQANVTIDPKSINTGNEDRDNHLRSGDFFATDDFSAITFVTKKVSEDSVTGDLTIKGVTREETFDVEFNGVSKNPLDGSQVTGFIVTGKINREEYDITFNQALETGGVMLGKDVKFEASVEFVVED
- a CDS encoding beta-class phenol-soluble modulin; its protein translation is MADLFQSINGIVTSAINHEWTDLGTSIVGTVENGVSLLTSILGLG